The following is a genomic window from Actinomadura rubteroloni.
GGGTGCGGGCGCGTCCGACAGGCCGAGCTCGCCGGCCGCCCACTCCTCGAAGACGTTGACGCTCGCGCCCTGGAGCAGCACCGACGCCGGGACCGTCAGCCCGAGGTCGTGCTCCACGCCGCTCTTGATCCGGACGGCGACCAGCGAGTCCAGCCCGAGGTCGGTCAGCGGGATCGCCGGGTCGAGCCGCTCGGGCGCGAACCCGAGGACGGACGCGATCCGGTACCGGACCTGCGCGGCGATGGCCGCCCGCGCACTCGCCGGGTCGAGTTCCCGCACCGCGTCGATGCCGGGCCACTCGGCGGCGACGCCGTCCGCGCCGAGTTCGGCGGCGGCGGCCGTCAGCGCCGCGAAGTACGGCATGTTCCGGATCTCGGGGAACAGGCCCACGGCGGCGGCCGGGTCGAACCGCAGGACGCCGGTGTCGGCGCGGTCGAGGGCCAGCAGCGCCTCCAGCGCCTCGGCGCCCTCGGCCGGGCTGATCGGCTCGATGACCGCGACGGCCGTCTCCGCCGCGCCGCCGACCTGCGACCACGTGCCCCAGTCGATCGCGGTGCCGGGACGTCCGTGGGCGCGCCGCTCGGCCATCAGCGCGTCGATCGCGGCGTTGGCGGCGGCGTAGGCGGCCTGGCCGGGCGAGCCGAGCAGCGCGGCGGCCGAGGAGTGGACGACGAACCAGTCCAGGCCGGTGTCCGTGCCGAGCGCCGCGTCGAGCAGCCGCGCGCCGGTGACCTTGGCGGACCAGACGCGGTGCAGGTCGCCGGGGCCGAGGTCGTTGATGAGGCGGTCGTCGATGGCGCCCGCGCCGTGGACGACGCCGCGCAGCGTCAGCCCGCCCTCGCGCGCCGCCCGGACGAGCCGTTCGGCGGTGCCGGACTCGGCGATGTCGCCGAGGACGATCGCGATGTCGGTGCCGCGCTCGCGGAGCCGCGCGACGGCCCGTTCGGCGTCGGGGCCGGGTCCGGACCGGCCGGACAGGACGATCCGGGCGGCGCCGCGCTCGGCGAGCAGCGTCGCGGTGACGAGCCCGATGCCGCCGTAGCCGCCGGTCACGATGTAGGCGCCGCCGCGCCGGACGACCTTGCGGGGCGTCACGTCGGGCAGCGCGGCCCGGTCGAGGCGGGCGACGCGGCGGACGCCGCCGCGCCAGGCGACCTCGCGGGCGTCGGCGTTCGCGACCAGCTCGGCGACCAGGTCGGCCGGACGGTCCACGTCCACGAGCGTCGCGCGCTGGACGGTCCGCTCGAACGCGAGGACGCGGGTGAGCGCGCGGACGTGCGCCTGCTGGTGGATCCCCGCCTCGCCGGGCAGGACGGTCAGCGCGGCGCGCGTCGCGATCCACAGGCGCGGCCCGTCGGGCAGCGCGGTGGACAGGCGCGCGACGGCGAGGACCAGGTCCTCGTCCACCAGCGACGGCGGCGGGACGAACAGCACGTCGCTCGGCGTCCCGTCCGGCCCGGCGTCCAGCGCGCGGCGGACCACGGCGTGGCCCGCGTCCGCCAGCCCGCCGGCGGCGGCGCGGGCGAGCGGGTCGTCGTCCTCGGCGAGGACCAGCCAGCAGCACGCGTCGGCGCGGGGCTCGGGGACGTCGGTCTCGTCCCACACCAGCTCGACCAGCTTGTCGGCGAGCGGCACGGGCACGTCGGAGCGCTCGGTGCGGCGCAGCACGATCCCGGTCGCCTCGGCCAGGATCTCCCCGGCGGGACCGGCGATCTGCAACGCGCCGAGGACGTCGTCGCCGTCCTGCGTCACCGCGACGCGGACGTGCCCGCCCCGGTGCGTCGGCCCGTGGACGCGCAGCGCCCCGATCGTCTCGGCGAGCCACACGCCCGGCGTGCCGGTGACGGTCTCGGCCTCGGCGGACAGGACGCCGAGCGCCCGGTCCAGCACCTCGGGGTGCAGCCGGTAGTGGCGGCTGCCGCGCTCGGCGCCCGCGACCTCGGTGACGGGCCCGGCGAACTCGCCGGGCGCGACCGGACGGGCGTCGGCGCCGACGTCGGCGCTGGCCAGCCGCGTCCACGTCCCGGCGGCGGTGCGGGTGTGGATCTCGACGCGCTGCTCGACCTCGTCGTAGGTCGTCGTGACGGTCGTGTGGTCGGTCAGCGCGAGCGGGCGCTCGATCCACAGGCTGTTGACGCGGACGGCGTCCGTCCCGAGCGCGTCGGCCCCGGCGGCGAGCGCCATCTCCGCGAACGCGGCGACCGGCAGCACGGCCAGGTCGTGGACGGCCGTCTCCGCGAGCCACGGCTGCGCGGCGGTGCCGACGTCCGCGCGCCAGGCGTGCCGGTCCTCGCCGGGCAGTTCGACGTGCGCGCCGAGCAGCGGGTGCTCGTCGCGGGCCGAGCCGGCGCGGCGCGAGGTGTCCAGCCAGTGCCGCTCGTGCCGCCAGGGCGCGTGCGGCACGTCGGTGATCCCGCCGTCCTGCGGCCCGGCGACGGCCAGGCCGTGCGCGGCGAGCAGGGCGAGCTGGGCGTGGAAGGTCACCGCGTCGTCGGTGACCTGGCCCTTCGGGGCGCGCTTCAGCGTGTGGGTGACGAGCGCGCCGGTGCCGTCCAGCGTCTCCCCGACGCCGTGCGACAGGATCGGGTGCGCGTTGACCTCCACGAACGTCCGGTGGCCGTCCTCGGCGGCGGCGGCCACGGCGTCGGTCAGCCGGACGGGGTTGCGCAGGTTCGCGGCCCAGTAGTCCGCGTCCAGCTCGCCGGCGCCGCGCGGGTCCGCCAGCGCGGTCGTGTAGAAGGCGATGCCCTCGGCGAGCGGGGTGCCTTCCTCCTCGCCGAGGTCGGCGAGGGCGGCGCGCAGGTCGTCCAGCAGCGGGTCGACCTGCGGGGAGTGCCCGGCGCCCTCGGCCTGCACGCGCCGGGCTAGGCGCCCTTCGGCCTCGGCCCGTTCCAACACGGTCTCGATCTGGCCGGCGTCGCCGGTCACGACGGTCTGGCGCGGCGAGGAGAACACGGCGGCGTGGACGTCGGGGAGGTCGGCGGCCAGCCGGGCGACGTCCTGCGCGGACGCGCCGAGCACGGCCATCGCGCCCCCGCCGACCAGGCCGTTCAGCAGCCGGGAGCGGCGGCAGATGACGCGGGCGCCGTCGGCGAGCGAGAGGCGTCCGGCGACGACGGCCGCCGCGACCTCGCCCATCGAGTGGCCGACGACGGCGGCGGGCGTCACCCCGTAGGCCTTCCACATCCGCGCGAGGCCGACCTGGACGGCGAACAGCACCGGCATGATCTGCGCCGGGCCGCCGTCGAGCTTCGCGCCGGACTCCAACAGCGACCAGAGTTCGGGACCGTCCTCCTCGGCGAACAGCGCGTCGATGTCGTCGATGGCCTCGGCGAACGCCGGTTCCTCCTCCAGCAGCGCCTTGGCCATGCCGGGCCGCTGCGCGCCGTAGCCGGAGAACACGAACACCGGGCGGCCGGGCGTCCCGAGCGCGGTGCCGGACACGACGCCCGGGTGCGGACGTCCCTCGGCCAGCGCGGCGAGGCCCGCCACCAGCCCGGCCCGGTCGCGCGCCACGACGGCGGCGCGGGCGCGGCCCCGGCCGTTGCGGCCGTGCAGCGTGCGGGCGAGGTCGGCGAGTTCGGCGTCCTCGGGCAGCCAGTCGGCGAGCAGCGCGGCGTGGTCGCGGATCCGGTCGGCGGAGGTGTCCGACAGCGGGAACGTCCGGACGGTCACCGGCTCGCGCTCCACGACCTGCGCGGGCGCGGCCTCCAGCAGCACGTGGCCGTTCGTCCCGCCGAACCCGAACCCGGACACGCCCGCGCGCGGCGGGTGCGACCGCGCCGGCCACGGCGTCTCCTCCGCGACGACCGCGAGCCGCAGGTCCTCGAACGGGATGTGCGGGTTCGGCTCCTTGTAGTGGAGGCTCGGCGGGATCGTCCGGTGGTGCAGGGCGAGGACGGTCTTGATGAGGCCCGCGATGCCCGCCGCCGACTCCATGTGGCCGAGGTTGGACTTGGCGGTCCCGATGAGCAGCGGCTCGTCGGCGTCGCGGCCCGCGCCGAGCACTTCG
Proteins encoded in this region:
- a CDS encoding type I polyketide synthase translates to MQSSSGRSGAAQGDARIGEDAIRRHLIEQIARRSRIAEHEVDADRPLEEFGLASRDAVAIAGDLEQMLGRSLPATLVWEHPTINRLSVALANGADLAPAPVPEPAEARPVLDREPIAVVGIGCRFPGGDRDLTGPADYWRFLTGRGDAIREVPEGRWDPFDDGSPEVADLLAQTTKLGGFLNDVAQFDAQFFGITPREAAAMDPQQRLILEVAWQAFEHAGIGPASLRGSRTGVFVGVSAPEYAAFTASDLAALEAFTATGAALSIIANRLSYLLDLRGPSMIVDTACSSSLVSTHLAVQALRSGEADVALAGGVNLLLSPTVTMTFDLAGATATDGHCKAFDASADGMVRAEGCGAVVLKRLSDAVRDGDRVLAVIKGSGVNSDGRSNGLVAPNFDAQRALLRDVYAAAGIDTREVDYIEAHGTGTFIGDPIEAKAVGEVLGAGRDADEPLLIGTAKSNLGHMESAAGIAGLIKTVLALHHRTIPPSLHYKEPNPHIPFEDLRLAVVAEETPWPARSHPPRAGVSGFGFGGTNGHVLLEAAPAQVVEREPVTVRTFPLSDTSADRIRDHAALLADWLPEDAELADLARTLHGRNGRGRARAAVVARDRAGLVAGLAALAEGRPHPGVVSGTALGTPGRPVFVFSGYGAQRPGMAKALLEEEPAFAEAIDDIDALFAEEDGPELWSLLESGAKLDGGPAQIMPVLFAVQVGLARMWKAYGVTPAAVVGHSMGEVAAAVVAGRLSLADGARVICRRSRLLNGLVGGGAMAVLGASAQDVARLAADLPDVHAAVFSSPRQTVVTGDAGQIETVLERAEAEGRLARRVQAEGAGHSPQVDPLLDDLRAALADLGEEEGTPLAEGIAFYTTALADPRGAGELDADYWAANLRNPVRLTDAVAAAAEDGHRTFVEVNAHPILSHGVGETLDGTGALVTHTLKRAPKGQVTDDAVTFHAQLALLAAHGLAVAGPQDGGITDVPHAPWRHERHWLDTSRRAGSARDEHPLLGAHVELPGEDRHAWRADVGTAAQPWLAETAVHDLAVLPVAAFAEMALAAGADALGTDAVRVNSLWIERPLALTDHTTVTTTYDEVEQRVEIHTRTAAGTWTRLASADVGADARPVAPGEFAGPVTEVAGAERGSRHYRLHPEVLDRALGVLSAEAETVTGTPGVWLAETIGALRVHGPTHRGGHVRVAVTQDGDDVLGALQIAGPAGEILAEATGIVLRRTERSDVPVPLADKLVELVWDETDVPEPRADACCWLVLAEDDDPLARAAAGGLADAGHAVVRRALDAGPDGTPSDVLFVPPPSLVDEDLVLAVARLSTALPDGPRLWIATRAALTVLPGEAGIHQQAHVRALTRVLAFERTVQRATLVDVDRPADLVAELVANADAREVAWRGGVRRVARLDRAALPDVTPRKVVRRGGAYIVTGGYGGIGLVTATLLAERGAARIVLSGRSGPGPDAERAVARLRERGTDIAIVLGDIAESGTAERLVRAAREGGLTLRGVVHGAGAIDDRLINDLGPGDLHRVWSAKVTGARLLDAALGTDTGLDWFVVHSSAAALLGSPGQAAYAAANAAIDALMAERRAHGRPGTAIDWGTWSQVGGAAETAVAVIEPISPAEGAEALEALLALDRADTGVLRFDPAAAVGLFPEIRNMPYFAALTAAAAELGADGVAAEWPGIDAVRELDPASARAAIAAQVRYRIASVLGFAPERLDPAIPLTDLGLDSLVAVRIKSGVEHDLGLTVPASVLLQGASVNVFEEWAAGELGLSDAPAPAAGGAAVSNAEAGYVLARDEAERLAVRIFEDVLGLDRVSATADFFAELGGQDHQADQAAALINRELAAAGASAVGRTELFATPTPEHVAEYLRAADEEAARQTVRPLRADGDRRPLFLAHPAGGTTSCYRQLVALLGRDQPVYGLERFEDAPSVEERAARYAEHMIAAQPEGAFRIGGWSFGGVVAYETARQLTAAGREVEFVALLDAGFPLAVDDESESLARRFSAFADYINETYELDVSLAYDELAGLDEEAQFALVLERAAPLVDHIPPAALTHQLTSHQDTRSLEAYRPGHYDGKVVLYYAPEETPWAVRDARYVLDGTNGFGPYCTDLEIVPIVGAHHLNLLDPPAVEALARNLDTRLAARDRKAAPAR